One region of Chaetodon auriga isolate fChaAug3 chromosome 5, fChaAug3.hap1, whole genome shotgun sequence genomic DNA includes:
- the suds3 gene encoding sin3 histone deacetylase corepressor complex component SDS3 isoform X1, which yields MASTLLSPMVDYYNDEEELDSVDDDDDRSFRGRDSEEDTEDASETDLAKHDEDDYVEIKEQMYQDKLASLKRQLQQLQEGTLQEYQKRMKKLDQQYKERLRNADLFLQLETEQVERNYIKEKKAAVKEFDDKKVELKENLIAELEEKKKMIENEKLTMELTGDSMEVKPIMTRKLRRRPNDPVPIPDKRRKPAPAQLNYLLTDEQIMEDLRTLNKLKSPKRPVSPSSPEHVPSAPMENPSQRYEARIEEGKLYYDKRWYHKSQAIYLESKDNTKISCVISSVGTNEIWVRKTSDSTKMRIYLGQLQRGAFVIRRRSAA from the exons ATGGCTTCGACTTTGCTATCGCCTATGGTGGATTATTACAATGATGAAGAAGAACTTGATAGCGTGGATGACGACGATGATCGGAGTTTCAGGGGAAGAGATTCGGAAGAAG acacagaagatgccagtGAAACAGACCTTGCCAAGCACGACGAGGATGACTATGTTGAAATCAAAGAGCA AATGTACCAAGACAAACTGGCCTCTCTGAAAAGACAGTTGCAGCAATTACAAGAAG GTACACTGCAGGAGTATCAGAAGAGAATGAAGAAGCTGGACCAGCAGTACAAAGAGAGACTCCGAAACGCAG ATCTGTTTCTCCAGCTCGAG ACAGAGCAGGTGGAGAGGAACTACATCAAGGAGAAGAAGGCAGCGGTGAAGGAGTTTGACGATAAAAAAGTTGAACTGAAGGAAAACCTAAtcgcagagctggaggagaagaagaaaatgattgaGAACGAAAAATTAACAATGGAGCTGACAGGCG ACTCAATGGAGGTAAAACCTATCATGACTCGGAAACTGAGAAGACGGCCCAACGATCCAGTCCCAATACCAGACAAACGGAGAAAACCTGCACCAG CTCAGCTAAATTATTTGTTAACAGATGAACAGATAATGGAAGATCTAAGAACACTTAATAAG CTTAAGTCACCAAAACGGCCAG TGTCTCCCTCGTCTCCAGAGCACGTCCCCTCCGCTCCCATGGAGAACCCCTCCCAGCGTTATGAAGCCCGCATCGAGGAGGGGAAACTTTACTACGACAAAAGATG GTACCACAAGAGCCAGGCCATCTACCTGGAGTCAAAGGACAACACAAAGATCAGCTGTGTCATCAGCTCGGTGGGGACCAATGAG ATTTGGGTGAGGAAGACGAGTGACAGTACAAAGATGAGGATCTACCTGGGACAGCTGCAGAGGGGAGCGTTTGTCATCCGTCGACGATCGGCTGCATGA
- the suds3 gene encoding sin3 histone deacetylase corepressor complex component SDS3 isoform X2 — MTALQDTEDASETDLAKHDEDDYVEIKEQMYQDKLASLKRQLQQLQEGTLQEYQKRMKKLDQQYKERLRNADLFLQLETEQVERNYIKEKKAAVKEFDDKKVELKENLIAELEEKKKMIENEKLTMELTGDSMEVKPIMTRKLRRRPNDPVPIPDKRRKPAPAQLNYLLTDEQIMEDLRTLNKLKSPKRPVSPSSPEHVPSAPMENPSQRYEARIEEGKLYYDKRWYHKSQAIYLESKDNTKISCVISSVGTNEIWVRKTSDSTKMRIYLGQLQRGAFVIRRRSAA; from the exons ATGACAGCACTACAAG acacagaagatgccagtGAAACAGACCTTGCCAAGCACGACGAGGATGACTATGTTGAAATCAAAGAGCA AATGTACCAAGACAAACTGGCCTCTCTGAAAAGACAGTTGCAGCAATTACAAGAAG GTACACTGCAGGAGTATCAGAAGAGAATGAAGAAGCTGGACCAGCAGTACAAAGAGAGACTCCGAAACGCAG ATCTGTTTCTCCAGCTCGAG ACAGAGCAGGTGGAGAGGAACTACATCAAGGAGAAGAAGGCAGCGGTGAAGGAGTTTGACGATAAAAAAGTTGAACTGAAGGAAAACCTAAtcgcagagctggaggagaagaagaaaatgattgaGAACGAAAAATTAACAATGGAGCTGACAGGCG ACTCAATGGAGGTAAAACCTATCATGACTCGGAAACTGAGAAGACGGCCCAACGATCCAGTCCCAATACCAGACAAACGGAGAAAACCTGCACCAG CTCAGCTAAATTATTTGTTAACAGATGAACAGATAATGGAAGATCTAAGAACACTTAATAAG CTTAAGTCACCAAAACGGCCAG TGTCTCCCTCGTCTCCAGAGCACGTCCCCTCCGCTCCCATGGAGAACCCCTCCCAGCGTTATGAAGCCCGCATCGAGGAGGGGAAACTTTACTACGACAAAAGATG GTACCACAAGAGCCAGGCCATCTACCTGGAGTCAAAGGACAACACAAAGATCAGCTGTGTCATCAGCTCGGTGGGGACCAATGAG ATTTGGGTGAGGAAGACGAGTGACAGTACAAAGATGAGGATCTACCTGGGACAGCTGCAGAGGGGAGCGTTTGTCATCCGTCGACGATCGGCTGCATGA